CATTTACAATTCATAAAACAACTTTTGGTGAAGGTTACAAAATAGGCGATGTTGCCGAAGATTTTTCACTTAAAAATATTGATGGAAAAATGGTATCCTTATCAGATTACAAAAAAGCAAAAGGATTTATAGTAACATTTACCTGTAACACCTGCCCGTATGCGGTAGCTTATGAAGATAGAATTATAGCTTTAGATAAAAAATATGCGTCAAAAGGCTATCCCGTCATTGCAATTATGCCAAATAATGTAACTATCAAACCAGATGATAATTTAGACGCTATGAAGCAAAGAGCCAGCGAAAAAGGATTTACATTTCCTTATTTAATTGATAAAGAACAAAAAGTCTTTCCAAAGTTTGGGGCTACCAAAACACCACATATGTTTGTACTGCAAAAAACAGAAAAAGGCAATGTTGTTAGGTATATAGGAGCTATTGATGATAATTATAAAGATGCATCGGCTGTGTCAACAAAGTATGTTGAAAAAGCAGTTGACGCTTTATTACAAGGAAAAGAGGTTGAGCAAACCGAAACGAAAGCGATAGGCTGTTCTATTAAAGTATAACGTTTTTATTAAATGGTATTGTTGTCCGATAAAACTTTTTAAATTCTCTGTAAACACAGTGATAATGGCTCTTTTAAAGAGATTGTAGACATGCAAAGACATTTGAATAGCAATTTGTTGTCATTTAGTCTATTTTCTATATTCTTTTGGTAAAGTGGTCTTAAATCTTTAATCGAACACAAATGCTTAAAAAAATCCAAGGTGTAATACTTTGGATTTTTTTTCGTCTATAAATTTTAGAAGTATTAAATTTGTATTATAAAATATATTAAAAACAATGGAAGATTTATCACAAGAAGAATGGGCATCACGATTAGAGAATGACAAAAAAGCAGTCGTATTGGATGTAAGAACCGATGCCGAAGTAGCCGATGGTATTATACCAAATGCTATTCATATAGATATATATAAAGGTCAGGATTTTATAGATGAAATTGAAGCCTTAGATAAAGATAAAAACTATTATGTGTATTGCCGTTCGGGAAATAGAAGTGGTCAAGCCTGTGCCATTATGGATCAGTTAGGTTTTGAAAATGCCTATAATCTAGAAGGAGGTATTTTAGAATGGGAAGGCGATTTGGTAGCTATAGACTAAACAAATAATAGACGTTTTGTTATGTGATTTTTAACCGTTTTAACTTATAATTTGTTCTTTGAGCTTATTTTTGAGCACTTTACCTTTTTTATTTTAAGCAGCAAGTTCTTTTTTATAATTTTGTAAGGAGT
This genomic window from Mariniflexile sp. TRM1-10 contains:
- a CDS encoding rhodanese-like domain-containing protein, with the protein product MEDLSQEEWASRLENDKKAVVLDVRTDAEVADGIIPNAIHIDIYKGQDFIDEIEALDKDKNYYVYCRSGNRSGQACAIMDQLGFENAYNLEGGILEWEGDLVAID
- a CDS encoding thioredoxin family protein, producing the protein MNKTIKLISAAVIVLCISAFTIHKTTFGEGYKIGDVAEDFSLKNIDGKMVSLSDYKKAKGFIVTFTCNTCPYAVAYEDRIIALDKKYASKGYPVIAIMPNNVTIKPDDNLDAMKQRASEKGFTFPYLIDKEQKVFPKFGATKTPHMFVLQKTEKGNVVRYIGAIDDNYKDASAVSTKYVEKAVDALLQGKEVEQTETKAIGCSIKV